The following are encoded in a window of Pongo abelii isolate AG06213 chromosome 14, NHGRI_mPonAbe1-v2.0_pri, whole genome shotgun sequence genomic DNA:
- the CLDN10 gene encoding claudin-10 isoform X1, which produces MASTASEIIAFMVSISGWVLVSSTLPTDYWKVSTIDGTVITTATYWANLWKACVTDSTGVSNCKDFPSMLALDGYIQACRGLMIAAVSLGFFGSIFALFGMKCTKVGGSDKAKAKIACLAGIVFILSGLCSMTGCSLYANKITTEFFDPLFVEQKYELGAALFIGWAGASLCIIGGVIFCFSISDNNKTPRYAYNGATSVMSSRTKYHGGEDFKTTNPSKQFDKNAYV; this is translated from the exons ATGGCTAGCACGGCTTCGGAGATCATCGCCTTCATGGTCTCCATCTCGGGCTGGGTACTGGTGTCCTCCACGCTGCCCACCGACTACTGGAAGGTGTCTACCATCGACGGCACGGTCATCACCACCGCCACCTATTGGGCCAACCTGTGGAAGGCGTGTGTTACCGACTCCACTGGCGTCTCCAACTGCAAGGACTTCCCCTCCATGCTGGCGCTGGACG GTTATATCCAGGCATGTAGAGGACTTATGATCGCTGCTGTCAGCCTGggcttctttggttccatatttGCTCTCTTTGGAATGAAGTGTACCAAAGTCGGAGGCTCCGATAAAGCCAAAGCTAAAATTGCTTGTTTGGCTGGGATTGTATTCATACTGTCAG GGCTGTGCTCAATGACCGGCTGTTCCCTATATGCAAACAAAATCACAACGGAATTCTTTGATCCTCTCTTTGTTGAGCAAAA GTATGAATTAGGAGCCGCTCTGTTTATTGGATGGGCAGGAGCCTCTCTGTGCATAATTGGTGGTGTCATATTTTGCTTTTCAATATctgacaacaacaaaacacccag ATACGCATACAACGGGGCCACATCTGTCATGTCTTCTCGGACAAAGTATCATGGTGGAgaagattttaaaacaacaaacccTTCAAAACAGTTTGATAAAAATGCTTATGTCTAA